The nucleotide window ACATATTAGTCTTGAATcctgcaattttcaaaaaagaaagaatttaagGATGAAGGAGGTGAGAAAATTCATTGATAATTAAAGATCAAATTGAATACCTGGAGGTAACAAACTAATATCTTTTCTTGTGCTTTTTCATTCTTGTAATAATTATGTGTTCCAATTTTACATCCATCCTCGAAAACCATGCTGGATATTGAGTTGACAACATTAAGTATATTATGGACAGTCCGATAACAAGTCCACAACCGTAACCCATGAGAACTGCCTTCCAACTTATAATTGCtgaatctccttcttcttcttcttcttcttcttctagccCAAATGGAGTTGTTGCTTGTGGTACCCCTTGCACACCGCCACAATCTTTTGAGAGTGGCAATCCACGTAACCCATCATTCCCTTGGTATGAACTATTCCCAAACGTATCAAATTGTTTTCCTTTGGGGATGCATCCAacaagatgattgtgagaaagaTTTAAGACTGCAAGAAATGTGAGGGATGCAAGTTGTTGTGGAATTCCTCCTCCAATTTTGTTGGATGAGAGATCCAATGATTCAAGTACAGACAAATTTTGCAATGACACTGGTAGATGACCTTCCAAGACATTATGAGATAAGTTCAAAGTACGAAGTCCAATGAGATCTCCAATAATGCTTGGTATCTGAACTTCGAATCTGTTGTTAGAAAGatcaataaatatgttttttggaAAAACTCGAACGGATTCAAGATCTCGTCCCTTTGTTGTAAGTTCACTCACATACTTATAAACAGAAAAAAGATCTCCTACATACACTGGGGTTCTCAGATGAGACTCATAAATTAGTTCTATATCTCCTAAATACCCTGGAGTTGTCACGTTCTGATCAATTATCCTCATGGCTTGGAAATTCTCAAAAAGACTTGCTGGTAAGCTCCCACTAAATCCATTGGATGAGGCATCTATAATTTGAAGTCGGTCAAACAAGTTTTGGTTCTTTGAAACTTTGAGGGGACCATGCAACATAGTTGATCTCAAGCTTAAAATCTTTAAATTTGATAGAGTTCCTAACCATTTTGGAAATGTATCATTCAACTCATTGTTACCTAAATCAAGAACTTCCAAATACGTGCAATTGATCAAAGATCGTGGGATTTTCCCCTCTAGCTTATTCCCATGCAATTTAATGACCTTGAGTTGGTTTCCAATGCTAAAATTTGTATTAATTGTCCCGCTAAGACTATTGTTGCTTAAATCCAAAATCACAAGTCCACTTATCTCACCCAAACATTGTGGGATTGCTCCCTCCAAATTATTGCTGCCTAAATCTAGCACTTGTAGCATGTTCACATTGCAGATGGTTGAAGCAATCTTTCCACTTAGATTATTGTACGAAAGGAGAAGATGTTGTAGGGACATCTGGTCTAGGAGTGACTTTGGAATAGGACCTTGCAactgattttgttttaaatcaACTTCAGACAATGTTCCGGACTCGAACTCCTGAATTTTTCCACTTAAATGATTATCACTCAAGCCTAAATTAGTTAGTGAAGGGAGGGAGAATACCGAGGAAGGTATAGTCCCATTCAAGTGGTTTGATGACAAGAAGAAAACTTGAAGGTTTTGCAAACCACTTAAATTAGAAGGAATTGGACCTGTTAGggaattgaatgaaaaatcTAGTTGTTCAAGTTGCCCCCATCCATTAAAGGACAAGAACTCAAGTTGGCCATCAAAGTTGTTATTTCCAAGATATAACTCCGTAAGCTTTCCAAATCTAAAGAAATTGGAAATTGATCCTTCAAGATGGTTATAACCAAGGTCCAAATGGTATATGTTTGTGAGATTCCATAGAGGTTTAGGAATAGAGCCTGAGAGATTACAAGAAGCTATTGTCAATGTACGCAGTGAAGTTAGATGACCAAATGATTCAGGTATCCTACCAGTAGCATTCACATTATAGAGATCTAACTCCATGAGTGATGCACTGCTATTCCATTTGGTTGTGGGAAACCTAACAGTGAGCTGGGGATTGTCTAATAAATCAAGAGATTTTAAGTTGGAAAGGTGGAAAACTCTTTCAGGCAGTACCCCGTATAACTGTGTGTTCTGAAGGAACAAAGTAgttaaataagaagagaaattaagaggaatgGTGGAAGAGATGTTCACATCGTAAAATTCAACCTCTCTTAATTGGGTTAAGTTCTTAAGGAGAAGTTCAAAATTGTTAGGTCTGAAACTTAATAGACTACTCTGGATGCTAAGAACTTGTAATTTAGAAAGATGAGAGATTTCTACTGGGATTAGACCTGAAAATCCTGAATTCGACAAATCAAGATGCGTCAAACTAGAAAGTTCACCAAATTTAGGTGGAATGAGCGACCCAGAGAAATTATTATTAGACAAATCAAGCCTTTTTAGACTGGAGAGTTGAAAGAGGCTACTGTTGGAGTCATGAAACTTGCCTTGAAGTTGGCTGTCACCGAGGTTAAGCTCCGTCACTTGTCCCGTCATCTCGTCACAATTAACTCCAACCCAGGAGCAGCAATCTATGTTCTTGTTCCAATATGATAGGAATGACGAATTAGGATCTATAGTAAACATGTGCTTGAATTGTAGAAGAGCAAGAGCTTGATCTTTGGGGCACAAATGAGATAAGGATGAGCAGAAAGCTAGTTGACAGAGCAAGGAAAATAGCattaaaaaaacaagttttacGTAACCCATTTCTGcactaaaatgttcaaaactaattaagttggtagataagaaatcaaaaatctttctttgtTCCTCTATTCAATAATTTAGATGAGGTATATATAGCACAAATTAAGCAAAGAAAATCCTTCAAATTTTTGATTGATTTCTTGGTGTGTAGACCTTGACTTAAAGGAAAGGATTCACAATGAAAAGGACTATTAAAATCTATAGTTGATATAGAAATGGTAAAAGTCTAATGTTATTTAGGATTTGCCCATGTTATAGGGTGTTATAATATTTTGGGAAAAgggcctgatatacccctcaactttgtcatttggagctgatatgcccctcgttatgaaagtggctcatatatacccttaccgttatacaaacggctcacatatacccttacAGTTagaaaatgagctcacatataccctttatttaacggaagtgaaaaagttagttttaaatttatatttttgacttttaattttcttaaaaattatttaggggtatatatgattcttctagcaaagttcaaggtatattttaatcttttttatacataaattattttttNNNNNNNNNNNNNNNNNNNNNNNNNNNNNNNNNNNNNNNNNNNNNNNNNNNNNNNNNNNNNNNNNNNNNNNNNNNNNNNNNNNNNNNNNNNNNNNNNNNNNNNNNNNNNNNNNNNNNNNNNNNNNNNNNNNNNNNNNNNNNNNNNNNNNNNNNNNNNNNNNNNNNNNNNNNNNNNNNNNNNNNNNNNNNNNNNNNNNNNNNNNNNNNNNNNNNNNNNNNNNNNNNNNNNNNNNNNNNNNNNNNNNNNNNNNNNNNNNNNNNNNNNNNNNNNNNNNNNNNNNNNNNNNNNNNNNNNNNNNNNNNNNNNNNNNNNNNNNNNNNNNNNNNNNNNNNNNNNNNNNNNNNNNNNNNNNNNNNNNNNNNNNNNNNNNNNNNNNNNNNNNNNNNNNNNNNNNNNNNNNNNNNNNNNNNNNNNNNNNNNNNNNNNNNNNNNNNNNNNNNNNNNNNNNNNNNNNNNNNNNNNNNNNNNNNNNNNNNNNNNNNNNNNNNNNNNNNNNNNNNNNNNNNNNNNNNNNNNNNNNNNNNNNNNNNNNNNNNNNNNNNNNNNNNNNNNNNNNNNNNNNNNNNNNNNNNNNNNNNNNNNNNNNNNNNNNNNNNNNNNNNNNNNNNNNNNNNNNNNNNNNNNNNNNNNNNNNNNNNNCCCCTCTTctgcctacgtggcactatcttgaaaaaaatgtcaacatgcactGGGCCCacaaagatagtgccacgtaggccaaaaaggggtagaatattacatataaaataagttcaggggggtaataggaccttagtaaaggttaggtgtgtctctgggatttcgggtataggctgagggggtacttatgcattttccctatttcTTAGATCATTAATCCAAGCTTGTTGTATAACTTTTCCTTAAATTGGTTTTAAATGACTCAATCGtataaatttcttttgtactcTGAAGTGCCAATGCATAGGAATTAAAGTACTGGAAAAAATCTCAAGTCAATGCAAagaaaagttcaaataaaagCTACAACAGAAAAATCCCATCACttgtaatacaatttttttgataCCTTAGTAGACGAATATGTCACATTCCAAGTCTTCGCAAATAGTCCTCACCCAGATATTTATTACAAAGAAAAGTGGCTCACATATATCTCTATTATAACAAAAGTGGTTCACATATATTCCTACCGTTATAAAAGTGGCTCACACACACCTTTTCATCAAATTGAAGTGAAAAAAAgtagttttaatttatttttttatttttaattttagaacaaagaacaaatatacCTCTCAACTTTGCGATTTAGAGCAAATATACTCCTCATTAAAAAGTGATGCATATATACCTCCATTGGCTAACAAATGGTGCATATACACGAATACACCCTCGTTATCTAATAAATGGTATACATTTACCCTTTTCATTAACAAActgaattttcttaaaaaataattttaaaattggttTTTTTCAGTCAAATTTATTGTTGTGGATCATAAATGCATATTCAAAGGTGTAATATTTCGTCAATATATACctatgaattaattaatgttatcaTCCATCGATGGATGTGGCAAATGAATGAACCACAAATTAAGCAAAGAAAAATCTACTACTTCTTCTTTGGTGTAATCAACTCCAAGAAGCACACCTACAAACTTTCtcttaaattttaagttgtcaattacaTATCCACATTCCCATTCTTGGGTGAAATTCTACTGAAAGAGCTACTTTTTTAGACTATTAAATCTCCatctaatataaaaaatttatattagaagAATACCATAATTAtgataataattaaaacaaattatgtGTGCTCATAAATTAGAtaataaaaatttcttttaaatggTTAAAATGgatatcttattatttcttagaaATTAAGCTTGAAATGAAATtttcatttcaacaaaatttaaataaaaaatcatttagaTTAGTTGGGTGACTTTCtaaatagttgagtgacttttgagttataaaactAAGTTCAATGAGTTTCTAAGTGTTTCTTAACTTTTCAAGTTAAAAGTTATAAGCCCATCCAAACAGACCCTAACTCTCTTCTGTTAGAAAATAATAGATAGAATTTACCAGACACTTTACTTTTGAGCGATTGAAATAATACAAGTTTGATTAGttctaaaatacaaaaatattaatacaaGCTTGATTGGCTCTTAAATACAACAATAATACAAGTTGAAATTTCTGTGCTATTTGGAGTTTTGGACAAAGAGATAGAGCATAAAGAGATAGGGAGTTGACTGCAAAAGCATGATTTGATCATTGGAAAAATCTCATATTTGTGGTCATGTTTGTTTGCATAGTAGTCAAAGTTTGGTAggtatttgtaataaattttggTTGGTGAATGGTGATGGTTGGAGTCATAGTGGTTCCAACTATGTTTATTTAACGTATATATATTTGATGTAGTTTTAGAGGGTTATGTCGCATACAATTCACTCATGAATCTTTCACGCTCTTGCAAAttcaagtaagccttttcaAACTAGATCGCTAAGGGAATGAAGAAAGACACGTGAATTTCTAAGAAGATTGTTAGGGGTCATTTGATTTGAATACAAGTTACGCTGGAATTGGTTTTGCATATTCAAACTTATATTTATTGCATAAGTTTtaagaataagttgtttgtttataaaagggataagacacaagtaccccctaaactatgaccgaaatatcagagacacacctaaacttaactagactcctattac belongs to Solanum stenotomum isolate F172 chromosome 1, ASM1918654v1, whole genome shotgun sequence and includes:
- the LOC125853230 gene encoding receptor-like protein Cf-9; protein product: MGYVKLVFLMLFSLLCQLAFCSSLSHLCPKDQALALLQFKHMFTIDPNSSFLSYWNKNIDCCSWVGVNCDEMTGQVTELNLGDSQLQGKFHDSNSSLFQLSSLKRLDLSNNNFSGSLIPPKFGELSSLTHLDLSNSGFSGLIPVEISHLSKLQVLSIQSSLLSFRPNNFELLLKNLTQLREVEFYDVNISSTIPLNFSSYLTTLFLQNTQLYGVLPERVFHLSNLKSLDLLDNPQLTVRFPTTKWNSSASLMELDLYNVNATGRIPESFGHLTSLRTLTIASCNLSGSIPKPLWNLTNIYHLDLGYNHLEGSISNFFRFGKLTELYLGNNNFDGQLEFLSFNGWGQLEQLDFSFNSLTGPIPSNLSGLQNLQVFFLSSNHLNGTIPSSVFSLPSLTNLGLSDNHLSGKIQEFESGTLSEVDLKQNQLQGPIPKSLLDQMSLQHLLLSYNNLSGKIASTICNVNMLQVLDLGSNNLEGAIPQCLGEISGLVILDLSNNSLSGTINTNFSIGNQLKVIKLHGNKLEGKIPRSLINCTYLEVLDLGNNELNDTFPKWLGTLSNLKILSLRSTMLHGPLKVSKNQNLFDRLQIIDASSNGFSGSLPASLFENFQAMRIIDQNVTTPGYLGDIELIYESHLRTPVYVGDLFSVYKYVSELTTKGRDLESVRVFPKNIFIDLSNNRFEVQIPSIIGDLIGLRTLNLSHNVLEGHLPVSLQNLSVLESLDLSSNKIGGGIPQQLASLTFLAVLNLSHNHLVGCIPKGKQFDTFGNSSYQGNDGLRGLPLSKDCGGVQGVPQATTPFGLEEEEEEEEGDSAIISWKAVLMGYGCGLVIGLSIIYLMLSTQYPAWFSRMDVKLEHIIITRMKKHKKRY